The segment AATATGTCAAGTCTACGTTCCGAGAAACCAAATTCAACTCAAAGATGGGGGGAGAGAAACAACTGATCCGTCGCCAGCCATTGTAGATCATTTTCTCATCTAATTTAGATGATCTGTCTCTTGTTTTTGCTTCTGATGCACTTGTGTCAATGTATATACATTCtatgttaatattattatatggtAATCAGGTGCTTTTCAAGCTGGTTGTGAACACTGTGGTTGTAATTGATGAATCTGCTGATAACTGCGTAAAAAAGGGTAAATTATTAGCTTTTCTGAGTTTTGGCTTCTAGAAGATTGCCTGCTCGTCTATGTTTTGAGCTTGCACAGATGCCTTTCTTGCTGTTCCAGACGCTGCCTAACTGCAAAGCTGCCCATGTACTTTCTCGCATAGCTATCACCAAAACATGACCGTAATGCCCTCAACTCATAACCTCATTCTGATTACACATTTACGAATTTTATTTCAAGAAGTAGCCCTAATGGAAGCACAGGAAACGTTAGTTGAAAATTTGGATGGCTTATCTCTACCCCATTTGGACAAAAAATTGTTAATTTTCACCCAATTGATTTTACATTTCAATAAATAGTTTTGTCCCCTTACCGCAAATTCTCCTCTTTCTCCTTGTTTTTACTTTCTTTATACTAACACAAGCACCAAACTGGATTAAACCGCTAAACTGtccaaaaattaataattacagACGGACTAATCCACATTTTTAGTTTAAGTAAAAGGTTTCTTTCTTGCCGAACGGTTCAAATGTATTGTGATTGACCAAACCTGATTGAACCAACAACCACGGTGCCGTTTTATTAAGCGGTCTTTAAATGTTTTGTTACTAATTTAATCGGACTAAACCGTTAGATTgttcaaaatttaataattacatgaaggcattttttattttaattaaaattattctttCTTGCATGTAATTATAACAATCTCATGGAATTTTTATGTGCTCTTGATAATTTTTAGCTGCTTCTCGATAAACATTCTTTTGATTTTGTCGGATTCAATTTCTTCCTTAGGGTTGTACCAAATGGAGATGTTCTGTTGATTGAACCATACAAAAACGACAGAGTGAGTGAGATACTCGATAGAATCAAGAGTAAAAAAAGAAGATTCAAGGGTTCGAGCAACACAAATTACTCTAGGGCGGTAGACAACTACAAACCAATCAATTTCTCTATGATAGCTTCGTCAGAGTCAGATTTTGATGTATTTTAAATTCTATCACCAATATTATGAAATGATTTGTGCACCTCATATCTTGAAGTGATATGTTCTGACATGAAATATTGTATGATATTCTTTCTTAATGCACAACATGTGCATTATTTTGTGATATGAGGAAATTACATATCTATGATTGCCATTTCATGTTCTCTTACTCAACGACcttacatttaaatattttatataaactaaGCACTTACATAACCTCAATTGCAAAATTTTCTCTATTATTTTGCTTGGTTTTAGCTCAACAAATTATGAGATTTTTGAAAAATGCTTATGTTTATATAAAGGTGTGAATGGAAATCTACATGCAGTTCCTTCACttctattttagtattttaaattgttattttttttattgttatttatgtttataaaaatgTGAATGAGAATCTACAAACAGTTCCTCCACTATAGGTACATTGtccattttgttatttttcattCAGGTCCTTAAATCAAATAAGCATCAAGATGATCATCTTCGTCGTTGAATGAGAATTTTCGTTTCTATTACTCGATGGCCCCAAAAAATAAAGTGTCATTTTCTGCATGCCATTATTTAGAACATTTTCTTAACCAACAACCCCATTGATGAGTTTTAACTCAATTTATTGATGAAGAAGGCATAGGCGATGCTGTTATTCGGGAATGGTTCCAGCTTGGATCCaatgaaatatttatttctaaagaagtaaaagtaaaatttatagAAGATGATCATTTATTCCATTTTCCATATTCTGATTATCCTAAAAGATTCTCCCCAAATCCATGTATCTAATTGTGCTATTAGAGGCTGTTGGTTTTGTAGTACTTGGTGTTTAAGTCAACCTTGATTTTTGTCATCCAACGTAAGATAGTAAAATCCATGGAACAGGAAAAGTTTGAGTTTGCAAGTCATCTGATGATTGTGGCATTGATACATAACATTCAATTGAATGTGTTTTTCGAACTTGTCTTTTTGTATATCTTGCTGGAATGCTAATATGCTTAGAAGATATCAAGGAAACTGAATCAGCCTTGTACAAGAGTTTTAAGGAAATGTTAGACTTAGAAGAACATGCTATTGATGATGATTTGACATTTGATATCGAGATTCTGAAGGGGAAAAAGCTCTCCTTAAAGGAACTATGTGAAGATAGTTCTTCAACCAATGTTACAATGGAAAACGTAACACAGTATGTGGATCTTTATCTCAAGCATAGGTTTCTGAACACTATTTCCAAAAAGCATCTTTTTGCAAAAGGGTTCAGTGATATGCTTCTTGGTTCCGCACTTCATACATCATTCTTTCAAGTCTTATATAAGATTTGAATCTTATATTTGGAGGGAATCGAACTGGAATTAGAATAGAAGATTGAAATGAGCATACAATCTATAGAGGAGATCGCTATTGATACCAAGCCACTAATAGAGAGATTGTGTGATTCTGGTAAATAGTAGAGGGGATTACCACAGAAAGACAGATGAATTTACTGAAATTCAGACATACACGTCGTGTTTACCACATGGATGAATTTGTGGCTTACCAAGCAAGGGTCAGATTTAAGAATGCAACACGATGATTATCCTACATCTTCCACATGTTTCTATATGCTCAAACTCCCTCCATATGTTGCCTTTGAAAAGATGAAGTTTTGGATTGAGATCATCTCTCAAGATATAAACTGCACAGGATTTGATATGACATGAGAATGAAAGTAAGTGTACAAAGGATATATAATTGGTGTCTGATTGGCACAACAAATTTGTGAAATTCTCAAAAACTACTTGAGTCTTTGATCAGTTATATGCATCTTGGTTTGCAGATCCAAGAATGCATTagtagtttttttgttaatgttgCCAACCTCAAATAAATGGAAAAAAACTTCAATCACTTTTTTTAtgcatttgttattttttatagcAGTAATAATAcacttttagttttattttcaatttggTATCAATACACTGATTTCCCGAATGTGGGTGTCGATCTATTGTTTCTATCAgatgatttttttgaattttttcaaaatcttggTTAATcaattatccaatttttttttttttttcaatttggtcacctaattaatcataatttctATAAACGATTTTgtggaaaaaaaactaaatgtttttaTCATTTGATGTGACTGTTTCTTAACAATATAGTTATAGCTAATTCTAAAACTAAGAGAAATAATTATTCTCCAATCATGATGAATTTCATTATCTCATGACTTCatcccctagactatatttgtgaagtgattttgccacatgtcaattttacaatcaatttcacaaaacaaatatgacatgactactgaaattgatgacatgtcttatagcttaatatgacatggacaatttcatttaatgttaatttatattttgggtaaactttttaaaatatggtaatatctcatatattacatttaatgtcaatttatatttttggaaatttttttagaatatggaaataactcataaatcatcattaaaataaatatattcaaatatggcattataaatcgaaatataatttaattatatattttaaattataaaattttattacaaaatttttttataaatgtatacaatcgtttttagaaaattataaaaatttaatcaaaaatattattttattatatatctacaaattttataaatattatttaattttaatttttggtaattatgcaacttttacaaatttatttaaaatatttatttaaaataaatagatagaaaaatctatctaagattataatttcaaatatatacatgcatattcttaaatataatttttatgtttaattaaatcaaatttatattaaaatatttatacgaaaaaagaaaatttacaatattaataaaattttattttaaaatataatttatatttatctgttaaaaaatattttaattttttttacctcagacacctagtatatatatatgtaaaaacaGGTTTGCAAGTATTTTCTAGACGCGGTGGAGAAGAAACAGTATGGGTGGTTTTGGGCTTGCCCCAACGGTGGCAAAGAGTGTCATTACAGACACGCTCTTCCTCCTGGTTATATCCTTAAATCTCAAATGAAGGCCCTTTTGGAAGAGGAGTCACAGAAGATGCCAGTTGAAGAAGAAATCGAAAACGAGGTTTTAatactcttcttcttccagATTTTCCCAAATCTGTCATAAGCTGCTAGGTAGGTCCATAAACTTGATTCTTGTTCTATTGTTTCAGCATGCGAAACTGAAAACGGCGACGCAAATGACACCTGCGCTATTTAtggagtggaagaagaagaagatagctGAGAGTAGGGAGAGTATGCATGCTGCCTTGTGATCCCTGTAGCTCTTAGAGACTTTCGATCATACAGTTGGTGTGCATTACCTATCTCCATATCTGACCGACTCTTAGAAAACTCAGTCGGGTAATGGATTTGTTGTGACAAGGTGTTGGTCCATAGGTAAACTTGGAAGTTGGACCTTAATAAACTGTATGTAGTATAGTAGGCTTGGGCGTCTGGGGCTGTTGGTATCGGTTCGGTTGATTCAAATTTTCGGATTTTCGATGTTCTGTTTATTAATCTCATTCGGATTTTACTAATTATTGGATTGGGTTTAATTTGGTTTCTTCGGGTTCGCTTCGGATCGGATTGTAACCAATGTTTGAATTcgtccaaaaatatattttttaaacctcaaaaattgaaaaaaaattaaaatatagaaattattcagaaatctaattaaaaaatggttaaataaattaactaaaaaagtattcaaaataacaaataaaacaagttacaaaaatattttgaatactctaaaatatctaaatcaacttaacatatatgaaaacattaacatatttaattaattttaaatatctttgAATCGTAATTTTGATTTCAGTTCGGGTTATAACAAAACCCCAAAGTATTAAATTCATAAATTCCGTTCGTTCGGATATTTTGTACGATTAGGATTAGGTTTTGGTTTTTCCAGTTAGGGTTAGAGTAAAAAAAGCCTAGGCCTGTAGTATAGTTTAGGGGAAAGTGCATCGTCAGATAAATAAATTCCTTCCTTCCTTCAGCCGCTGGATTTCTTCACCGACCAACCATAACCATCAACGGCGAATTGGAGTTACGAGTATGATTATTTGTGTTCTTGACTTTTTGCCTTTAATTTGTCATTCAGTGAATTGAATTCCAGTGATTGATTCGTTGTTTTTTTCCTATAGAAGTGTGACTAGGTTAATGGATCGAGATGTTGGTACGACACCTAATTATTCTGGAGAAGAAAGCTCTGGGACGGCAAAGAGGGTGAATTTTGGATTccaattttcttaattttgattaaaaaaaaaagattttgttgGATTTATATTTACCCCGtgtatgttgttgttgttggaggAGGAGGACTTTGAGAGCTTTGGAAAAGAAATCTATGTGGATTTTAAGAGAAGTGGCGAGGGTGTTCTTGCTGTAGCTTCTACCACCTATtccttgaacgaattggtcgaGTTCTTGGAATCCCCGACAGTGAAGATTCCTATTGGAGCTCTAGACTTAGGAACGATCACCCCTGTGGAGATCTGGAAGGCCTTTGAACTGAGTGACCGGAAACGCCACTTCTCCACTGTCTTGGCCTTTAATGTGGACGTTACTCCTGAGGCAAGTCAACTTGCGGAACAGTTGCACGTCAAAGTCATCTGTGGTGGTATGCTTGAAAGCCTGCACGACCAGTTCAAAGAGCATATCGAAGAGCTGGGAGAGGATCCTAAAATGGAGGATGAAGCAATCTTCCCAGGCATCCTCAGCATCTTACCCAACGCTGTGTTCAGCAAGGAAGACCCTATTGTCCTCGGTGTCTTAGTTGTTGAGGGTTTCATTAAGGTAAACTATTCATATTTGCAAGCTTCTTTTACAGTagttaattcaaatattttatttggtttCAGGTAGGAGTTCCCATATCCTATGTCCGAACTGCTGGTTGTCTGGATTTAGGACGTATTGCATGGATTGAGAAACACCGCCAACCCGTCGATGTTGCTAGTCTAGGCGATACCGTCATTATCAAGgtagataattattttttatttatcattcaaaacaatcaataaataaaatttggctttctttttctttttttgctaaacaCACAGATTGTTGCATCAAACCCGGAAGAAAAGAGACAAGCACTTAGCTTTGGAAGCCATTATGACACTAGTGATGATATCCTTGTCGCTC is part of the Brassica rapa cultivar Chiifu-401-42 chromosome A09, CAAS_Brap_v3.01, whole genome shotgun sequence genome and harbors:
- the LOC117127838 gene encoding zinc finger CCCH domain-containing protein 21-like — encoded protein: MLDLEEHAIDDDLTFDIEILKGKKLSLKELCEDSSSTNVTMENVTQYVDLYLKHRFLNTISKKHLFAKGFSDMLLGSALHTSFFQVCKYFLDAVEKKQYGWFWACPNGGKECHYRHALPPGYILKSQMKALLEEESQKMPVEEEIENEHAKLKTATQMTPALFMEWKKKKIAESRESMHAAL
- the LOC103842609 gene encoding eukaryotic translation initiation factor 5B isoform X2, translating into MDRDVGTTPNYSGEESSGTAKREDFESFGKEIYVDFKRSGEGVLAVASTTYSLNELVEFLESPTVKIPIGALDLGTITPVEIWKAFELSDRKRHFSTVLAFNVDVTPEASQLAEQLHVKVICGGMLESLHDQFKEHIEELGEDPKMEDEAIFPGILSILPNAVFSKEDPIVLGVLVVEGFIKVGVPISYVRTAGCLDLGRIAWIEKHRQPVDVASLGDTVIIKIVASNPEEKRQALSFGSHYDTSDDILVARISRGSIFALRDHHKDKLSFSDVKVLSDLKRVLNIK
- the LOC103842609 gene encoding eukaryotic translation initiation factor 5B isoform X1, with product MDRDVGTTPNYSGEESSGTAKREEDFESFGKEIYVDFKRSGEGVLAVASTTYSLNELVEFLESPTVKIPIGALDLGTITPVEIWKAFELSDRKRHFSTVLAFNVDVTPEASQLAEQLHVKVICGGMLESLHDQFKEHIEELGEDPKMEDEAIFPGILSILPNAVFSKEDPIVLGVLVVEGFIKVGVPISYVRTAGCLDLGRIAWIEKHRQPVDVASLGDTVIIKIVASNPEEKRQALSFGSHYDTSDDILVARISRGSIFALRDHHKDKLSFSDVKVLSDLKRVLNIK
- the LOC103842609 gene encoding eukaryotic translation initiation factor 5B isoform X3, yielding MDRDVGTTPNYSGEESSGTEDFESFGKEIYVDFKRSGEGVLAVASTTYSLNELVEFLESPTVKIPIGALDLGTITPVEIWKAFELSDRKRHFSTVLAFNVDVTPEASQLAEQLHVKVICGGMLESLHDQFKEHIEELGEDPKMEDEAIFPGILSILPNAVFSKEDPIVLGVLVVEGFIKVGVPISYVRTAGCLDLGRIAWIEKHRQPVDVASLGDTVIIKIVASNPEEKRQALSFGSHYDTSDDILVARISRGSIFALRDHHKDKLSFSDVKVLSDLKRVLNIK